In Vigna radiata var. radiata cultivar VC1973A chromosome 3, Vradiata_ver6, whole genome shotgun sequence, the following proteins share a genomic window:
- the LOC106757410 gene encoding probable polygalacturonase isoform X1, whose product MSTKYFSSIIYEMLVLSFYCSVFYVLHLSRSLSFACSMQLFLHWIQNFVASLKFQLTAAQADMKELVAMLFLVAICAAVESNGEENGGPCKQNALNARPHSVSILEFGAVGDGITLNTVAFQNAIFYLKSFADKGGAQLYVPSGTWLTGSFNLTSHLTLFLERGATIIASQDCSHWDVLDSLPSYGRGTGRYGSLIYGQNLSDVVVTGDNGTIDGQGSIWWKLFSSHSLNYSRPNLIEFVDSVDVIISNLTFVDYPAWGIHPVYCSNVQIQNITSRAPAESPYTSGIVPDSSKYVCIENSNISTGHDAIVLKSGWDQYGIAYGKPTSSVHIRNVYLESSSGAGLALGSEMSGGISDVIAEKLHILNSSIGIELKTTRGRGGYMKGIFISDAELENIHLGISMTGYSGFHPDDKYDTSALPVVGSITFKNVMGANIDVAGNFSGIFESPFSKICLSNVTFSLSYELSPSWFCSNVIGFSEEVIPEPCPDLQSSYSKFFFSCFASLYPHPSNIFGSLDQVL is encoded by the exons atgagtACAAAGTACTTCTCTAGCATTATATACGAAATGCTGGTCCTCTCTTTCTATTGTTCTGTATTCTATGTTCTTCATCTAAGTCGCTCCCTCTCCTTTGCTTGCTCCATGCAACTGTTCTTGCACTGGATTCAGAACTTTGTCGCCTCATTGAAGTTTCAACTTACTGCTGCTCAAGCAGACATGAAGGAGCTA GTGGCAATGCTTTTCCTTGTTGCAATATGCGCGGCTGTGGAAAGCAACGGAGAAGAAAATGGTGGACCATGTAAACAAAATGCGTTGAATGCTAGGCCTCACAGTGTGTCGATCTTGGAGTTTGGGGCTGTTGGAGATGGAATAACACTGAACACAGTTGCGTTCCAAAACGCAATATTTTATCTCAAGTCGTTTGCTGACAAAGGGGGTGCCCAACTATATGTTCCATCTGGTACATGGCTTACTGGGAGTTTTAACCTCACCAGTCACCTCACTCTGTTCCTTGAGAGAGGTGCTACCATCATTGCATCTCAG GATTGTTCCCATTGGGATGTATTGGATTCGCTCCCTTCTTATGGTAGAGGAACTGGGAGATATGGCAGTTTAATCTACGGACAGAATTTAAGTGATGTGGTAGTTACTG GTGATAATGGAACAATAGACGGACAAGGTTCTATCTGGTGGAAGCTGTTCAGTTCTCATTCCTTAAACTACAGTCGACCAAATCTTATAGAATTTGTTGATTCGGTTGATGTCATAATTTCCAATTTGACTTTTGTGGACTATCCAGCTTGGGGCATCCATCCTGTATATTGCAG TAACGTTCAAATTCAGAACATCACTTCTCGTGCACCTGCCGAATCCCCTTACACAAGTGGCATAGTTCCAG ATTCTTCTAAGTATGTTTGCATCGAGAACAGTAACATTAGCACTGGTCATGATGCAATTGTGTTGAAGAGTGGTTGGGATCAGTACGGAATTGCCTATGGAAAACCAACCTCGAGTGTCCACATCCGCAATGTTTACCTAGAATCATCATCAGGTGCTGGCTTGGCTTTGGGGAGTGAGATGTCTGGGGGAATATCAGATGTTATTGCAGAAAAGCTTCACATACTTAACTCGTCTATAGGCATTGAACTGAAAACAACTAGGGGCAGAGGAGGCTATATGAAAGGCATCTTCATTTCTGATGCAGAATTGGAAAATATTCACTTGGGAATAAGCATGACAGGATACTCCGGTTTCCATCCAGACGACAAGTATGACACAAGTGCACTTCCAGTTGTTGGTAGCATTACTTTCAAGAATGTGATGGGTGCAAATATTGATGTTGCTGGGAATTTTTCAGGAATATTTGAATCACCATTCTCAAAAATCTGTCTTTCAAACGTGACTTTTTCTCTCAGTTATGAGCTATCCCCTTCGTGGTTCTGTTCTAATGTAATTGGTTTCTCCGAGGAGGTGATTCCTGAGCCATGCCCCGATCTCCAGAGCTCCTATTCcaagttcttcttttcttgctttgctTCCCTATATCCACACCCTAGTAATATCTTCGGCTCTTTAGATCAAGTACTATAA
- the LOC106757410 gene encoding probable polygalacturonase isoform X2: protein MLFLVAICAAVESNGEENGGPCKQNALNARPHSVSILEFGAVGDGITLNTVAFQNAIFYLKSFADKGGAQLYVPSGTWLTGSFNLTSHLTLFLERGATIIASQDCSHWDVLDSLPSYGRGTGRYGSLIYGQNLSDVVVTGDNGTIDGQGSIWWKLFSSHSLNYSRPNLIEFVDSVDVIISNLTFVDYPAWGIHPVYCSNVQIQNITSRAPAESPYTSGIVPDSSKYVCIENSNISTGHDAIVLKSGWDQYGIAYGKPTSSVHIRNVYLESSSGAGLALGSEMSGGISDVIAEKLHILNSSIGIELKTTRGRGGYMKGIFISDAELENIHLGISMTGYSGFHPDDKYDTSALPVVGSITFKNVMGANIDVAGNFSGIFESPFSKICLSNVTFSLSYELSPSWFCSNVIGFSEEVIPEPCPDLQSSYSKFFFSCFASLYPHPSNIFGSLDQVL, encoded by the exons ATGCTTTTCCTTGTTGCAATATGCGCGGCTGTGGAAAGCAACGGAGAAGAAAATGGTGGACCATGTAAACAAAATGCGTTGAATGCTAGGCCTCACAGTGTGTCGATCTTGGAGTTTGGGGCTGTTGGAGATGGAATAACACTGAACACAGTTGCGTTCCAAAACGCAATATTTTATCTCAAGTCGTTTGCTGACAAAGGGGGTGCCCAACTATATGTTCCATCTGGTACATGGCTTACTGGGAGTTTTAACCTCACCAGTCACCTCACTCTGTTCCTTGAGAGAGGTGCTACCATCATTGCATCTCAG GATTGTTCCCATTGGGATGTATTGGATTCGCTCCCTTCTTATGGTAGAGGAACTGGGAGATATGGCAGTTTAATCTACGGACAGAATTTAAGTGATGTGGTAGTTACTG GTGATAATGGAACAATAGACGGACAAGGTTCTATCTGGTGGAAGCTGTTCAGTTCTCATTCCTTAAACTACAGTCGACCAAATCTTATAGAATTTGTTGATTCGGTTGATGTCATAATTTCCAATTTGACTTTTGTGGACTATCCAGCTTGGGGCATCCATCCTGTATATTGCAG TAACGTTCAAATTCAGAACATCACTTCTCGTGCACCTGCCGAATCCCCTTACACAAGTGGCATAGTTCCAG ATTCTTCTAAGTATGTTTGCATCGAGAACAGTAACATTAGCACTGGTCATGATGCAATTGTGTTGAAGAGTGGTTGGGATCAGTACGGAATTGCCTATGGAAAACCAACCTCGAGTGTCCACATCCGCAATGTTTACCTAGAATCATCATCAGGTGCTGGCTTGGCTTTGGGGAGTGAGATGTCTGGGGGAATATCAGATGTTATTGCAGAAAAGCTTCACATACTTAACTCGTCTATAGGCATTGAACTGAAAACAACTAGGGGCAGAGGAGGCTATATGAAAGGCATCTTCATTTCTGATGCAGAATTGGAAAATATTCACTTGGGAATAAGCATGACAGGATACTCCGGTTTCCATCCAGACGACAAGTATGACACAAGTGCACTTCCAGTTGTTGGTAGCATTACTTTCAAGAATGTGATGGGTGCAAATATTGATGTTGCTGGGAATTTTTCAGGAATATTTGAATCACCATTCTCAAAAATCTGTCTTTCAAACGTGACTTTTTCTCTCAGTTATGAGCTATCCCCTTCGTGGTTCTGTTCTAATGTAATTGGTTTCTCCGAGGAGGTGATTCCTGAGCCATGCCCCGATCTCCAGAGCTCCTATTCcaagttcttcttttcttgctttgctTCCCTATATCCACACCCTAGTAATATCTTCGGCTCTTTAGATCAAGTACTATAA
- the LOC106757492 gene encoding uncharacterized protein LOC106757492, with amino-acid sequence MSNDAVCFYSVLGIGKHSSDGEIRCAYRRMALKWHPDRCSKDPKFALEAKKQFQHVQEAYSVLSNTGKRRIYDAGLFGLIGDDDDEGFVDFMQEMVLMMQNVRPKDEKGTMEDLQGLLRDMMMKENEGIGKPGFSCNSSPCPTKRTRIS; translated from the exons ATGTCAAACGATGCCGTTTGCTTCTATTCGGTGCTTGGGATTGGCAAACATTCCAGCGATGGTGAAATTCGATGCGCTTATCGTAGGATGGCTCTG AAGTGGCATCCTGATAGATGTAGCAAGGACCCAAAGTTTGCACTGGAGGCAAAAAAACAGTTTCAGCACGTTCAAGAGGCTTATTCAG TTTTGTCCAACACGGGGAAGAGAAGGATATATGATGCTGGTTTGTTTGGTCTAATTGGAGACGACGATGATGAG GGGTTTGTTGATTTCATGCAAgaaatggttttgatgatgcaGAACGTAAGACCCAAG GATGAGAAAGGAACAATGGAGGATCTACAAGGACTGTTAAGGGATATGatgatgaaagaaaatgaaggaataggGAAGCCTGGGTTTAGCTGTAATTCATCTCCATGTCCAACAAAGAGGACACGTATTTCATGA